The following is a genomic window from Peromyscus maniculatus bairdii isolate BWxNUB_F1_BW_parent chromosome 22, HU_Pman_BW_mat_3.1, whole genome shotgun sequence.
tgggctaccaagtgagctccaggacaggcgcaaagctacagagaaaccctgtctcgaaaaacagaaagagagagagagagagaaaaagagagaagtgcTGTGTAGCCTGGCGAGATGATTCTGCGGCGAACAGCATTTggtgcccttgcagaagaccagagttcaatttctGGCACCCAAACCGGGCGGCTGACAAAACACcgccactccagctccaggggatgtggCAGGCGCCCTTCTCTCCTGGGCCCAGTGGGTACCACActcacgcgcgcgcacacacacactcgcacacacgcgcgcgcgcgcacacacacacgcgcgcacacacacacacacactcacacgcacgcgcacacactcacacacacacgcacgcactcacacacgcacgcgcgcacacacacacgcacacaaagagAAACGCGGGGAAGCAATGTCAACACGAGCATttatccttctgcttcctgactacagcgGCTTCGAACTCCTGGGGCGTGGGCAGCCAGGGGCCTGGCCCACGGGGGAGGCCGCGCGTGTTAACACCGTTACCCTCCGGGCCAGCAGCGAACCTGCTCGGGCGGGCGGGAGCCGCCGGGGCCCCGGCTAAcgatgggggaaactgaggcaaccAAGGAGGTCAAAAGACTCTCTAGGACCCCGATCCACACCGGGGGGCACCGATCGCGCCACGGCCCAACGGGCCTCGCGAGGGCGGCTCTCCGGGCGCGCGCCGGGCGGGGCTGCGGGAGGAGAGCTCGCCGCCCCCCGtcccccccgcccctgcccccggCCGCGCCCCGCAGCCCCCGCCGCCGTCACCGCTGCCCCCCGCCGCCCCGGGCCCGTCCGACCCCAGTCCGACCCGCCGCGCAGCTCCTCACCGGCTCCCGCGGCCGCGCCGTCCGGCCTAAATACCCGCGATGGCCACGGCCTCGCTGTGCGCACGCGCAGGACGCACGAAGCAATCACTTCCGGGAGCCAACAAGGCGTTTCCTGTGCGCGCAGGCCCGGAAGACCGACTCGGCTTCCCGAGGCGCCAGGAACGGGGAGGCCGCGGTGCGCACGCGCACCGAGGGGCCCGCGAACTCTCGTCCCGTCCTGAGTCTCGCGGCGCTGACTATCGCGACAGGAGGGAACCTTTACGTTAACGTGGGGCGCGAAGAGCCTCATGTAACGCCTTACGTTCAGTGTACCTGGCGGTTACGTAAGGAAGGCCACTCCCCCGCTTCCGGCTGGGCGTGGAACTACGTCACCGCGCACACTAGCCCCGCCCCAGGGCCCAGGAAGCCCGAGCGCGCAGGCGCAGTAGCCCCGCTGGGACTTCCGGCGTCGTTCTCGGCGACTTTTTTGGCGCTGGCTGCGGCTTCGGAGAGGACGGCGGCCGAGAGGCAGGGCGCGTTTTGGTTCGCGCGGATCCCGGCGTCGTGATGCGGTACAACGAGAAAGAGTTGCAGGCGCTGTCCCGTCAGCCGGCAGAGATGGCGGCCGAGCTGGGCATGCGGGGCCCCAAGAAGGGCAGCGGTGAGCGGGTCGGGGCCTTGGAGCTGGGCACCTGGGCAGGCCGGCGCGGTCCCCGGGTGGGCGGAGGAGAACAGTTCCGCGCTGACACCGCCCCGTGTCCACAGTGGCCAAGCGGCGGCTGGTGAAGCTGGTGGTCAACTTCCTCTTCTACTTCCGCCCGGACGAGGCCGAGGTAGGGGCGTGGGGGGCTCGGGGGGCCCGCGCGGCCCGGAAGCCGGCGCTCACGGCCGTGTCTCGCGCAGCCCCTCGGAGCCCTGTTGCTGGAGCGCTGCAGAGTGGCCCAGGAAGAGCCCGGCGGCTTCTCCATCAGTAAGTGCTGCGGTCCCCGGTGTCCCCACCCGAGACTGCTCCGCAGTGCTGTGGTCCCCGGTGTCCCCACCCGAGACTACTCCGCAGTGCTGTGGTCCCCGGTGTCCCCACCCGAGACTCTGCTCCGCGCACCCGTCCCCCTTTGCTCCCCAGGAGCCTCCGATGGTTCTGGATCCCGCTGGTGCGGTCATAGTTTCTTCCCCGGCCCTCAGTACCTGTGCACGGCAGGGGTGGCTCCGGCCTGCGCAGACGTGGTGGGTGCAGCAGAGACAGGGGCAGCCCCGGGCAGGGCTCCTGAGGTTTTGAAGGGACACCTGTCTCAGACTTCTCCATTGGCGGCGGTCTTTACAGCACCGTCTCGTAGAGATTTGCCCCTTGTCTTCCTCCATCATCACACGGGGTTCTCCTTCTGTACCTGTTTTCGGCTTTTTGCACGTGTATATGCAGCCCAGAAGTAATTTTCGGGTGTCCTGACCCCCCACAAACACCTTTAAAACAATACATTTGTATGTAcacaaacatttatttgtgtgtgagcatgccaCTAAAGTAGTTGGTTCTCATCTTCCAGTATGTGGGTCCCCaacattgaactcaggtcatcaggcttggccatctcaccagtcccacCTGGGACTTCCTTTttaggctagactagctggccaccAAGCCCGGGGAATCCTCCCGTCTGCTTCCTCAGCACCGAGATTGCAGGTGCGTCCTGCTCTTTGACATgcgtgctgggatttgaactcaggtcctcatgcttaggTGTGACAGGCGCCTAAGCTGTCTCCCCAATCCTACTTCCATTCAGTTTAGGGCTTACCCTAATGACCTCACATTAACCAATTCCATACGCCATTACCCGACTTCCCACTGGGTCCCCTGTTTGTGGGTTCAGGAGTCGGGACTCTGGAGGATCCAAGCCGTGGTGAGAGGAAGCTGGGCCTTGTGGCCAGGAGGATGTGGGCCAGGTGGACACCCACCAGAGGTGGCTCTCTTCTTTAACCCTTGCCAGGCTTTGTGGAAGACCTCAGCAGGAAGTATCACTTCGAATGCTGTAGCCAAGAACAGTGTCAGGAGTGGATGGAGGCGCTTCGCCGGGCCAGGTAGGGCTTTGGGGCcgctgggagctgggtggaaaCATGGGGGAATGTCATCAGTGAGCCTGGCCCTTTCCTCCAGCTACGAGTACATGCGGCGGAGCCTCATCTTCTACAGGAACGAGATCAGGAAGATGACAGGCAAGGTGTGTagtgtggggtgggaggggcacGGCGGCCTTCCCTGGCCTCGCTCACAGCCACCATGCACCCCCAGGACCCCTTGGAGCAGTTCGGGATCTCCGAGGAGGCCCGATTCCAGCTGAACAGCCTGCCTAGAGACGAGCGGACTGCTTGCATTGGCTCCCAGCCCCATGTGTTGGATTGACCTTCACCAGCCCCGGGCTATCTCGGGaggtgtttttttaaaaacatctgttcatagctggaggtcagaggaggtggCAGGGGCTGTGGTccctgctccagtgccatgtcccTGCCCGTCTCCTTGAGTGCCCCCACCCAGGGACTGAGCCTGGCCCAGCTTCCCCGTCCATTACCAGGTGAATGTATAATGCTAGGTAAAGCTGTGAACCCTCTCCTGCTGACGGCGCAGGCCACAGTGCTGGCCTCCAGTGCTGAGCCTGCCCTTTAATAAAGGTACCTCTTTTCCAAGCCAGTGAAGTGAAATGGGGAGCGGGGGCAGGGCTGCCCTTCTCAGAGCTTAGCTGCTGGGTTTGTGGgcgaggcagtggtggtgcacactttgatcccagcactcaggaggcagaggcaggcggatctctgtgagttcgaggacagcctgggctacagagcgagacccaggacagccagggctacagagtgaaagcctgtttcgaaaaacaaaaaaaaaaaatggctgggctggacacacacacagcctgggaGACAGGCTCTACTCCCCGTGTGCCCGACCTGGCTGGGTACCCCACTGGATACCCCACTGGGCAAATGTGGAACCCTGCCTGGGTTTTGTGGGAGTCCTAGGCGGCCCAGGGTAAGAGACGCATACCTCATTGGCTGTGAGCAACGAGCAGCGTGTCAGCACTGTAGGAGAGCGTCTTTGCCTCACTGGCTGGGTCTTCCTTGGGCTCCTCCCGGGCCCCTCCCAGCCCTGGAAGTGGGCAGGGGCACGCAGCTGCTCCGTGTCCGATGGCAGTAGGCACACAGACAGACCACACTGAGAACCGGCTCAAGTGAAAACAGCTTTTTATTACTGTGTCTAGAGGCGGCGACAACGTGTGCGATGCCTTGGGGAACCAGGGGAGAGCACAGTGCACCGTTAAGTACAGAGGTCGTTACAAGACAGAGCAAAGCTGCATCAAGTCACAACGGGCCAGGCTGCCGAGAAAGCCGTGGAGGTCGAGGGTGGGAACTGGGAGGTGTGTCCGGCGGGGTCCCCATGTGGGCTAGCGTGGGAGTGGGTCCCAGGCAGGGCTTCCTATCAGTTCCTGAGCTCAGCAGCCTTGGGCTGGAGTGACAGGGACAGTGAGGCAGCCTCACCCCTTGCTAGGACCATCAGCTTGGGACCTGGGGCCGCCATGCACCATGGTCAGTTTACTATGGGTTCCACTTCTTGGGGGCTCAGGAAAGGACTTGCAGCTGTGCCCGCCCAGAGCACCTGTGGCCCACTGGGCCATGCGGGCCATGAACATGCAGTGTCTGTCCCCTAACACTCAAGTAAGGTGGAAGCAGCGGCCACTGGAGCAGCTGCAgctgccgggggtggggtggggtgggatggggtgggatggggtggggtgtgtgcacAAGTGTTCACTCAGTGTCTTGTTCCAGGCCTGGGACTTGCTAACTTCATGGCCACCCTGTCCTTAGCACCTTAGCTAGCTGTGGTGCGCAGGGACAGGCCTGGCGAGCATGAGCACCAtcgcgggggcgggggtgggaagGGACACCAGCACCATCTTCACAACTGCCATGGAGGCAGGGCAGGCTGAGGGGTGGACATGGCTTCCCCGTCACAGCCCACCCACCGCCACCCTGAAGTGAGCAGCATTGAGGCAGTCAGGACGGCCTCAGCAAGCCACAGCAGCCCTGGCCCCTCCGAGGCCACACCCGGTGCACCTGTCCCCGGGACCAGGAGGCAACCCCTGGACCCAGGCAGACAGTGGCCAGGGGCCCCGGGGGGCCCAGCACATCTGGGCCCCATCCTGCAGGGCCCCTGGCCAGTGCCGTTTTTTGTGCatctgaataaataaaagtatttttcctcctcacttttctttcctttaaagttCACTGTGCATTATACAATCTAAAAATAAATGCCGTCAAGTCTATGAAATTTATAAATCTCCATCACATCTCTATAAAATACTGTCACTCATCAAGTGACTCTCTTATACACAGATGCCAGGGGACCCACAGTGGGCCAGCCCCATGTCACCTGGCCAGCATGCCCCgagccagaaaagaaagaaatacaaagtaaatgCACTTGTCACAGGGGCCACCGAGCCCTGCGGGAGCGGCCCACGCCTGTCAGCACCACTCAGCCCAGTCCGTCTGCATGCCTGAAGCCACAGGGTTAGCCGCGGGTTGTTCACAGTGACGGCAGCGGCCGAGCTCCAAGGAGGGCGGACCGGGGTCGGCCCCCACCGCATGCCTGGCGGCCCTTTGGTGTCAGTCAACTGGGGGGGCGTCTCAACTGTTTGGCCACGGTCCACATCTGGGGCAGCACCGGGTGGGGCGGAGTTGGAGATGGGCGGGCATGGGCTCGGTGGTGAGATAGCACCGGACGGAGTCAGGAGTCCTCGTGGCGGCCAGCCCGGCAGGCCAAGTCTATAGGATTCTCTCTCACAGACACTTAGACGTCTCAAGAGGTTGCCTTGGACGACTTTGATGGAATAAAATAAGTCAGAATtgcttatactttttaaaaaaaacgaTAAATACTTTATCTAAAACTATCGACAGTACAAACTGGACCAGT
Proteins encoded in this region:
- the Plekhj1 gene encoding pleckstrin homology domain-containing family J member 1 encodes the protein MRYNEKELQALSRQPAEMAAELGMRGPKKGSVAKRRLVKLVVNFLFYFRPDEAEPLGALLLERCRVAQEEPGGFSISFVEDLSRKYHFECCSQEQCQEWMEALRRASYEYMRRSLIFYRNEIRKMTGKDPLEQFGISEEARFQLNSLPRDERTACIGSQPHVLD